The DNA region CCTGAGCTTCTGGCGGAAGCCGAACGCGCCCGAAATATTCAAAAGGAAGTTTATGGCACCTGCGAAGTCTCGCTCGCCTACGCTTGAAGAGGCTCAGAAAGCTTTAAAAAGTCTGATCCTCCACGATGGCGAATCGAACGACGCCGGTTTCGATCACGCGGAGCGTCTGAGCGTTTACGCCGAAGGGTTTTTCGCCCGCCTCCACGAAGCATTGCAGGAATCTTATGAGCTGGTCTATCGGGTCGTCGGTGAAGAGGAGAGCTACGCGCTCATTCACGACTACCTTCATGACTTCACGCCTCGGTCGTACAACATCACCGAAGCGGGGGCTTCATTTCCGGAGTTCTTGGAGCGGCATTCGGTACGAGAGACGTTCCCCTATTTACCCGACTTAGCCCGTTTTGAATGGGCGATCGTCCGGGCCTTTCACTCGAAAACGGAAACGCCGTTAAACCGGGCCGCTTTGCAAGAACTTTCGCCGGAACAGTGGGACCGAGTTCGGTTTTCCTTTCAACCGGCCGTGTCGGTCATTTCATCTCCGTGGCCCATCTATGATTTGTGGAAGGCCAGGAAGAAACCGGACGCGGAATTTCCGGTTCCGGGCAAATCCGACCGTCGCGCCTGTCACATCGTCGTATATCGAAGTCAATTCGACGTCATGACATTGGAGATCGAAACCGGCGAGGCGGAGCTCCTTCGTCTGCTGATGAACGGATCCGCGCTCGGATATGCCTGCGCTCAATCATCCGGACGACGCTCTCCGGCGGACGTCACGAAAGGATTCGCCCGTTGGGTTCAGCTCGGCCTCATCGTCCAAATTCAAGTTTCCTAAGAATCGATTCGATCCGGTTGAGCCCGGTCTTGAGGTCTCCCGTTACGTGCAGGCGCAATACTCGCCGGCCGCGGCCGACCAGCGCCGAAAAATCTCCACTGGCTTGGGCCTCGTGCAAAATTCCAAAACTGTACGCCTCGCCCGGAATAGGCACATCCTCCGACGGCTCAGCCGTCACCTGAATAAAAAGCCCCCGGTTCGGCCCGCCTTTATGAAACTGGCCGGTCGAATGAAGATACCGGGGCCCAAAGCCTACAGTGGACGCCACGCGAAAACGACTGCCGATGAATTCCCGAATTCGTTGGAAAGCGGCGGAGATCCACCCATAATTGGGAAGATACAATATCCAAGCCAGGTAATCCCCCTCTTTGATTCGGCTTAAATGCGTATCCAGACTGGACGACAACGACGCCATGGATTTCTTCGGCATCAAATCGGGGTCCCCGTAGACGTAAATTCCATCCGACACGGCGAGCCTCGCACCTTCCTCGATTCTTCCGGAAGATGCGTACTCGGCCAGGACCTTTCCCGTCAGGCGTTTCGACATTTGAACGTCCGGTTCATCGAACGGATCGATTCCGAGAGTGACGGCCGCGACGGCCGTCGCCACTTCCCACCGGAAGAATTCGCCGCCGAGATCGTGCAGGTCCTCGAGTTGGAGCCGAAGCACGGGATGACCGGCCTTTTCGAGGGTATCGGCCCATGTCCCGAGAGTACGATCCGCGCTTCGCGCGTATTCCGTCACGACGAAGAGACGATCTCTTGCATATTTCGCCGCCGGCATTCGAGTTTCGCCGTCGACGGGAAGAATCCCCTTCTCTAATTTGCCCGTGCTTTCGGCGACAAGCTGTTCCACCCAAGATCCGAAACTCGAAATTTCCGGGGAGAAACAGAGCGCAAGTTTGTCCGCGCCCGACTTTTGAGTTTCGCCCAGAAATGCGCCGAGACGGATTCCGGGATTTTCTTCCGGCGATCGGCGGCAAGCTTCCGCCATTTTCTTCGCGCTCTCTATCAAGCGGTCGATATCGATCCCAATCAACGCGGCCGGGACGGCACCAAAATACGACAACGCCGAATATCGGCCGCCGATGTCGGAAGGATTTCGAAACACACGCAAAAAGTTATTCTCCGTCGCCAAACGCTCCAGAGGCGTTTTCTCGTCCGTGATGGCGGCAAAGCGCGCGCCGTCGTTGAGCTCCGCGCGGAAATATCGATACAGGGACGAAACTTCGATGGTCGTGCCCGATTTGGACGAAACCAGAAAGAGTGTCTTTGAAAGATCCAACTGCGCCTTCTTCTGCAAGAGCTCGCCCGGGTTGGTGGAATCAAAAACGGTCAGCCGCGGAAATTGATTCTTCGCCGGAAATGTCGCGGCGAGCATCTGGGGGGCCAGGCTGGAGCCTCCCATACCCAAGAGCGCAACGTGCGTCATTCCTCGGTTTCGTACTTCCTCCGCGAAGCTTTCGACCTCTTTGCGATGCCGCTCTAACCAATCCGGAGCGTTCAACCATCCGAGCCGGTCCCGAATTTTTTGGGTCTGGGTGCTCTCTTTCGACCAGAGCGTCGGGTCTTTCTCCCACATCCGACGAACAAAATCGGTCTTCGCCAGATATTCCCGACACATTTGAATCTTCTTTTCGAGTCCGTGCAATGTCATGGCTTCGCGTGCGAATGAGAGAACGTAACCTACCGGCGTTGGGAATCTTTGTCATCCGTTCCGCCCAAGGTATGATCCGCCAGGATTGTGGTAACGAAAAATAGTTCCAAAATCGATCCCCAAGTTCGTGCCGCCGAACCCCCTTGGGGGCGGTGGGAGGTTCTGCTCGACGAATCGGCTTATAAAATAAAGCGGATCACGGTCCATCCAGGAAAACGTTTGAGCTATCAGAAACATGCCAAAAGGAAGGAACACTGGATGATCGTGCAGGGCGAGGCACAGGTAACGCTCGACGGAAAAGAACTGCATATTCGGGCCGGCGACGCGGTCGATATTCCCAAGGGAGCCGCCCATCGCATCGCCAATCCCGGCAAAACGGCTATGGTCTTCATTGAAATTCAAACCGGAACCTACTTCGGTGAAGACGACATCGTCCGCTTGGAAGACGACTACGGGCGGACCTGACTCCGAACTCTTTTGGACACAAACGAGGATTCGGAACGGAGAAAACGATAGGGAAAATCCATCCCTTCCGAAATACCGATTCGCGGGGTTTGAATATAGGGAATGGAATCTTTTTCCCCGTCCTCCTCGATCCAAAGAGGCCTTTGAGTCAGATCCGCTCCGTTCCTCCCGCGGTCGATTCGGAGTGCCTGCGTCAACTTTCCAGGCCCGGTGGTAAGGTCATAAAGGTCCCGCTTTTTACGCCGACGCCGCATGGCTTCGATTCCTTTCAGCGGCTCCAACGCGCGAATCAGGACGGCGCTTGCCATTCCATCCTCCCCCGTCACCACATTGAAGCAGTGATGATTGCCGTATGTGAAGTAAACATAGGCAAAACCCGCCGGGCCGAACATCACCGAATTTCGCGGCGTCTTTCCCCGGTACGCGTGAGACGCGGGATCGTCCTTGTCAAGATAGGCTTCCACTTCGACAATCCGACCGGAAGCCAACGTACCGTTGGATGCGTGGCACAGGACTTTTCCCAGAAGCTCAGGCGCGACAACCAGGGCGGGTCGCGCGTAGAATGGCCGCGGCAGAATTCGACCGTGACGACGCATCTTTCTCACCAAATCAAAACGGCGCCGAACTGGAAAGTCAATGCCGCGATTGTCCTGGTCTCGGTTACGTTCGGCGGCGGCTTTATTGTGATGAAGATTCTGCTCCGCGAATTCGATCCTCGGGCCATTGCGTTGTTTCGCGCTTTTTCCGGAGCGATCTTCTTTCTTCCGTGGCTGATGCGCCAGCGTCCGAAACAGAGTTTGAAGAAGAACGACTGGATTCGAATCGTGCTGGCAGCCCTCACCGGGATCGCCGCCAACCAGCTTCTGTTCGTCCTCGGACTGAGTTACACCACCGCCGGGCATTCCTCGGTTATCAATTCGGCGATCCCCGTGTTGACCATCGCCTTTGCTTTTCTTGCCGGGTCCGAATTCCTGACCGGCGGAAGAATTCTGGGCTTCCTGGTCTCCCTTGGAGGCATCCTCTACCTCCTGGGGGCCGATAAACTTTCGTGGAATCCCGAGACGCTGCCGGGAGACCTCATCACGCTGGGAAACGCCTCGTCTTACTCGCTCTACCTCGTCATCGCTCGCCCGCTTTCCGGCCGTTTCCACCCCGGATGGATTACCGGCTGCCTGATGATCCTGGGCACAATTTTCTTGGCACCGTTCGGCCTCGAGCCGCTCCTTTCCGGATCGATGTGGAAAGCTCTCTCGACGAATGGATGGTACTGCTTGGGCTACGTGGTGCTGGTGATGACCATCGGCACGTACGGTTTGATCGCGTGGATTTTGGCGCACGCGGAGTCCTCCCGCGTCGCGCAGGGGATTTACCTGCAACCGTTCATCGCCATCACGCTGGGCGCAATTTTCTTGGGGGAATCAATTTCCCCCCGATTGATTCTGGCGGCGGCCATGGTTCTCGGCGGCGTCGCCCTGTCCAAACGGACCACGGACACTCGTCGGAATCCCCGGAGAACCATGCTGGCCGTCCGAAAACGGTAAAGAAATTGCGAACGGCGGCTCCCCTCTATCGAATCCAAGGCACCAAAACACGATTCGCTAACTTCAGTTTCTCACGCCGCGTGCAACCCGGCCGTCCCTCCTATCCGGCGGCTCTTTGGATTACTTCCTTCCGATTTTTTCTCTCGTGCGTTTTTTCCGCTTGATGTTCTGCCGGATTGGGGCCAAAACCTGGCCTTGGTGAAACGAACGCTGCTGGACACATCCGCCGTTCGATGGGTGGACGTCGTGGCGCCAACACCGGAAGAACTGGACGAGTTGGCGAAGGAATTTTCGCTTCACCCCTTGATCGTTCAAGACTGCCTCGAACCGGAACATCTCCCCAAGGTGGAGGAAATCGACGGTTCTTTGTTCATCATCGTCCGCACGTGGGATCCGTCGGCTACTCCACGCGCCAGTAGCGTCCAACAGCTGACCCGAAAGATCGCCGTGTTCATCCGAGAACAACTTTTGCTGACGATCCACCGGTCGGAGCTGGAGATCCTCGACAAATTGTCGAGCGATCAAAAGAAGTCGCCTCCTCGCGCGTCCTTGAACTCGTTCACGCTTTTGATCGAGCTTTGGAAGAGGGTGATCCTCTCGTACGACGCGCCTCTGGAGAAGATTGAAGACGAGCTGGAAGCTCTGGAAGCGCAGGTCGCCTCCGCTCGATCTGCGGGGCGAATCGATCGAACGCTCCACTTCCAGCGACGGCGCCTGTCCACGCTCCGCCGACTTTTCTGGCATACACGCAACGTCGTCCAGCACCTGCCGAGGGATCGAAAGGACCACACCGTCCTTTTGCATGATTTAGCGGATGAGGTTGAACACACCATGTTCTATTTCGACGAGTTGGTGGACGACGTCACCGGCCTCATGACGCTGGAAGTTTCCCGCGCGTCCCAGCGCACAAATGAAGTCATCCGAGTGCTCACGATTTTTTCCGTCTTTTTCATGCCGCTGACGTTCATCGTCGGCGTATACGGGATGAACTTCACATACATGCCGGAACTCAACTGGATGCTGGGCTACCCGTTCGCCCTCGGCATCATGGCCGGTGTCACATTGACTATTTGGGTTTGGTTCCGCCGTAAAGGGTGGATGTAACAGCAGCGGAGAGAGGTGTTGGATTTTAGAACTGAGTCTGTCGCTTGGGCAGCCTAACGCAACCCTTCAATCCGCTTAGATAATTTGACCGAAATTTGCGGGAACCACAATGCCGAAAAGCTGACTTCACACTCTGGTTCCCGCTAGGTCAAAGTCCATCTCTGCGGACTAGGAGAACCATAGGACCCTATTTTATTTACTCCCGCCTTATCTTACCGGCCTTCATTTTTGCGTCTTGGCATATTCAACAAGCACTCGCTTGGCTTCATTTGTTCCGATCTGCCGTAAGGACATCACTACGCTCTCCTTTGTCTCCATTGTTTGAGTCTTGTTTTTCAAGATTTTTTCGAAAGCCGGAACAATTTCTTTTGATGCCTTATCCGGATAAAGCGAACCAAGTGGACCCAGGAAGAGTATGGCATTCATTCGCTTTTCTTCATCCTTGTCCTCTAGCATTGTAAGGTATTGAGTGATTACCTTGCGATCAGCAGCAGGGTCCCGTGCGGGAGGCGGAACGTTCGCCATATCTTCTTCTCTCATTTTCTTCATCACATCAATATGCAACTGTTCCCTCTCCTCAGGACTCATTTGTTCAAGGTGGCGCCCAAAAGCTTCAAGACCACGTTCTACGTCCGTTTTCTCTCTCGGAATGTTTCTAGCCTCTTCCGCACTGGGATGCTCGATCCGGCTGACAACTTTCCCATTTTTATAGGTTTCTTCGGCAACAATAGGACGATTCGTTCGTGTCACTTCTTGTCGATACCACGTTCCCGCGTTCACTCCATGGTCCATCTGTCCATATTGCGTTAATTCCCCCGTAAACCATTGAGCGATAGGTCCGTGTTTTACTCCCTTATCGCGACCGCTCGTCAACTCGCACCATCTTGCTACCGCTTGAACTCGATAGTTACTTAAATCCGGCGCGAAAATAGGCCCTTACGACTCAGAGGCATGGATGTTCTTTGGGTTTGATCTGGGAACGGTAGTTTGACGCGAACCTAATTAAAAAGTAGCTTCGCGAGGATCAAAAAATGGGCCGTCGTGGAGCTTGGAAAATACGGGTATCTTTTTCGGCAGCCCAACTTTCTCATTTTGGTGGTGTCTATCTTTTTCATCGATTTTTCCATCAGCTACAATTGCGAACCTATTTGAGCCGGCGGTTTACTTCCGTGCGGCGAAATAACCGATGCAGCACAACGGAGATTCTGTTTGCCTTGATGTATCCGATGATTCTCGGACTGGAGAAAATTGAGGTGGCCGCCCTTCTAAAAACGAACGGTGTATTCCAATACATCACGGGGCTTCCCAGTTTTCCGAATCCCACAACGCTTCGCCGCTTTTTGATTTGTTCCTCTCCTGAGCTTTTGGAGGTTCTGCGAGAGATCCACAATGATCTTCGAAAATGTTTTCTGGTGGGCGCATCTCCGCGTTCGAGTCATTGGATCGATTTTGATTCGACAGCACAGACTCTGTAAGGACACCAAGAAGGTGCAGTGAAGGGATACAATCCCGGCCACCCTGGAAAGAAATCGTATCATCCCTTGGTGGCCAGCGAAGCCCATCTTCGAGATTGTCTTGGAGGATTTTTGCGACCTGGAGACGCTCATACGGCGGAGGGAGCGGTTCCTCTATTGCACGAAGTTCTCGGACTTCTGCCGTTCCTTCATGGCCTTCGCGTCCGCGCGGATGCCGGGTTTTACAGCAAAGACTTCGTCGAAGATCTGGACGAAAAGGGAATCGGGTATTCCGTGGTGGCCAAAATGACGGCCCCGGTCAAACGGCGAGTGCCGAGTCTCCGATACCATTCTGTTACCTCCCTCTTTTCCGTTTCCGAGTTTCGATATCGCCCGACCGGTTGGAAAAAAGCTCATCGATTGGTGGTTCTCCGCCGGAAAGTTCCCGAAGAACCCAATGGCGAGTTGACGTTGTTCAGCTTGAACAAGTACGCCTACTCCGTCATCGTCACCAATCTTCCATTGACCCCGTATGGAGTCTTCACGTTTTACAAAGACCGTGCGGGGTTGGAGAGAATTATTCGGATCCTGAAAAACAATTTTCCTTTTGGGAGTGCTCCCACTGGACATTTTTCTGCAAACGCCTTCTATGCAGAAGTGTCGCTGTTGGCCTACAACTTGGTGATTTGGTTTAAACGACCTTGCCTTCCAGACGACTGGCAATCCTATACGCTACCCACGCTTCGTCACCGACTGCTGATGATCCCGGGCGAGTTTGTCAAAACGGATAATGTCCCCACCCTGAAGTTTCCTCGGAACAATCTCTACCAAGAGACCTTCGAGTACGCTTCCAAAAAAATCAACCGACTCAAACCGCTGGTCTAAAAATGGCCATTTTCACGCCGGATTTAAGTAGAGATGACCCTCCCCCTCGAGGCCGGGACGCAGTTTCTGGTGTATGTGAGTCGGTCGTTTTCAAATTAAAAATGTTGATCCTTTTGGGGGAGCGCCAAGCGCAACTATGTACAACTCTACATGACAAGGCATCCCGACCAAGAGGTGACACGGAACCCTTAGAAATATTTTTAAAAGGTTCGTGGCACCCTAAATATTCTCAAGGGCTATTCGAGATGTTATAAATGAACTTTCCAGGCGATGGAGTTCGCCGAAACTGTCGACTCGCGGGTCGTCTAATAACTCCTACCGACAGATTATTTTGAAACGGAGCGCGTATGGAAAAAGCCCTGTGGGCAGGAGTCGGTGGCTTTATTGGTTCAGCGGCACGGTACGTCATGGGCGGTTACATCGCCCGGCTCACGCAAAATCTCCCCTTCCCGGTAGAGACCCTTGTCATTAATGTCGTGGGATGTTCGCTCCTCGGATTTCTCGCGGGCCTGGCGGAGTTCCGCGGCATGTTTTCCGCCGAGGCGAGGGTCTTTCTTTTCATCGGCATCCTTGGAGGGTTCACAACGTTCTCAACCTTCGGATACGAAACGGTCCAACTCGTCCGCGACGGCCAACAGGGTTGGGGTTGGATGAACATAGCACTTCAAATCGTGCTGGGCATCGGAAGTACTTGGATAGGCCTTACGTTTTCAAGGATGGTGTAATCATGACAAGCGTGTTACCCGAAGACGGACATCTCCTTCGGATTTTCATTGGAGAAAGTGATAAGCATGATGGCGTCCCCCTCTACGAGTGGATCGTCCGGAAAGCTCGTGAAGAGGGACTGGCCGGCTCGACGGTGCTTCGCGGAATGCAAGGATTTGGCGCCCATAGCCGACTCCACACCACAAAGATCCTTCGGCTTTCGGAAGATCTCCCGATCGTGATCGAGATCGTGGACACGATCGAGAAGATCAACCGGTTCCTTCCGATCATTGACGAGGCGATTCCGGAAGGGTTGGCCACTGTGGAGAAAGTACAGATCCGGTTCTATCGAAGCGGAGCAAAGTAGTGCGCGTTTCTCAGTGCCCTACTTGCCCTTACGTGAGCTCCATAGACGAGAATTGACTGAACGGCTTTAACAGCTGACCTATCTCAGTTCTCTTCCCGATCTTTTTTCTGCGGAATGGTAATCACCTTGTACAGAAACCGTCCGGCAAAGAAGATGATGATGCTCCATGTAGTGAGCATCATGATCCAGGCTTTTGTTGTCATGTAGTGCTCCTTTGATTCATCGATTTCGCAGACTCCACTTTAGGGCCGGTGGCGTAATCAAGGTCGTCACAACGACCATCACCACCACGGCTGAAAAGATGTCAGCATCCACAATCCGTTCGCGGCCCACCATGAGCGCAAGTCCGGTGTTCGCAAATATTAGCCCGACCTCTCCTCTTGGAATCATTCCGATTCCAATGGAAAGTCGGTCGATCCCTTTTCCAACCGCTCCCAACCCGGCCGCGAGCTTTCCCAAAATACCCACCACCACCAGTGAGGCTGCCAGACCCAAAATCCCTACCTTTCCGAACGAGCGCAAATCCGTGTGCATGCCCATCAGAACGAAAAAGATGGGCACCAAAAACTCGGAAATGGGATGGATGAGCTTGTCGAGCGAGTATTCACCGCGCGTCACGAAATCACGGTAGTGCACATCCTCAAGGATGAGCCCTGCCGCAAATGCTCCGACGATCGGGGCCAAGCCGATCGCGTTGCTCATCCACGAAAGGAAAAAACAAAACGCGAGGCCCGTGGCAAGCAGAACCCCCCGGGCGCGCAATTTGGAAGCCACGGAAAAGAGTTTCGGCGAAAGATAGACCCCTAAGGCAAGAGCCAGCACGAGAAAGATCGTCGCCTTGAAAACAATGGGGACTGTGTCCCCGAAAGACAAACTCCCTCCGACATTCGCGGCGGCGATGGCTCCGCTGACTACGGCCAAAATCACCAGTCCGAGAACATCGTCGATCACCGCCGCGCCGAGGACGATCCGAGCCTCCGGGGTTTGAGATCGGTCAATGTCCTTAAGAACCCGTGCGGTGATCCCTATGCTCGTAGCCGTGAGCGTGGCGCCGATAAAGGCGTGAACATACGCACTTTTCTCGGGAAGGAGCCAAGAACTCACGGCCCATCCCAAAGCGAACGGGACCGTCACGCCGATCACGGCAACGAGCAAAGAAGATAGGCCGACCTTAAACATTTGGGCGATGGTCGACTCCAACCCGACTTCAAAAAGCAAAATAAGAACGCCGATTCGAGCAAGGATGTCGACCGAGACGTCGGTTTTAATCGGCTCCACTCCGTTAAATCCCAAAAGGACGAGATTTCCGAGAAAGATGCCGGCGAGGAGTTCCCCTAAAACCGCTGGCTGGCCGACGCGTGAAGCGAGATCGCCTCCCACCTTCGCCGCGACCAACATGACTGCAAGAAAGAGAACCACGTTCCCAACGGGGTCCGCGTGAATATTTCCCGTCGATGCAAGGGCGGACGATACGAAGTCCATCGCGTCGATCATCCAAACATTGAAAGGGTCAGCGCGCCCTCTTCTGAACAAGTGCAAAGAAAGAGGGAAACTCCAGGCCGCTGCCATGCCCGGAAAAGGAGATCCACGCTGACCCTAACTTTTGGCGGCCCGATCACATCCACTTCCCCAAGAAATAGGCCCCTGCCCAAGCCGCCGATCCAAAAAGGAGGAGTTGCGTAATATACTGTCGGACGTCTTTCCACGTGGATGGTTCGCCTCTGGCCGTCTGCTTAAGACCGGATCGCTGATCCAACACTCTCGTCAGCGCAACGAACAACATCACACCGAAATAGGCGAGATCAAAAAGCTGACTTTCCCCCTTTCGTCGACTTTCAGATCCTGCGATCAAAATCATCAGCAAGGCCGCCGGACCGGCGAAAAACCATGTAAGCCGATATATGATAGACAGAAACGTCATGCGGCTAGGCCGCTCCCGAGAGTTCGCTTGGAACTGATTGTGCGACGCCGAATCTCCTTCTTATTATTCTCGCTACGATAGCCTTTGCTCTGGAGGATTTTGCGCAGATGCTGAATCACCGCCGTATTCTCGGCTCCTTGAAACCACGAGACATACGTCTCCTCCATTCGGATGGGTCTGTGGTCCTTGAGTTTCGCCGGAACAAGATGGTTTCCCATCTTTTCGATAAAAGCTTCGCTTAACGCCGCCACTCCCAGCCCAACCGCGCAGAACTGATGGAGGGTCCACATATCCTCCGCGTTAATGGTCGAAACCGGATGGAAATCTCGTTCGTTCAAAAATGTATCGAGCGAGCTTCCGATTGCCGTATCCTCTTTCCAACAAAGAATCGGGAGAGTCTCGAAAAGTTCTTCCACGCGTCTTCCAGAAAGTCGTCTCGCCACAAACAGGCGAACGGGGGAAGATGAGATAAGGGAAGATACTATATCCGTCCGCTCGCTCACGCGATGGGCCAGGCCGAAATCGAATTGAGCGCTCAATAGGCCCCGCTCCAATAGTTCCTGAGTTGTCTGAGAAAAGTTGAGATTCAGCGGTCCGAATTCCCTGGCGTATTCTACAAGCAAAGATCCTCCGATCATTCGAGTGGAGCCGGGTATAATTCCCACGGTGACCGGATAGCCTCCCATCGGCAGTGGGGATACGACATCCATAAGACGCTGGCCCGTTTCAAAAAGC from Bdellovibrionota bacterium includes:
- a CDS encoding DNA-3-methyladenine glycosylase; the protein is MRRHGRILPRPFYARPALVVAPELLGKVLCHASNGTLASGRIVEVEAYLDKDDPASHAYRGKTPRNSVMFGPAGFAYVYFTYGNHHCFNVVTGEDGMASAVLIRALEPLKGIEAMRRRRKKRDLYDLTTGPGKLTQALRIDRGRNGADLTQRPLWIEEDGEKDSIPYIQTPRIGISEGMDFPYRFLRSESSFVSKRVRSQVRP
- a CDS encoding DMT family transporter, with the protein product MTTHLSHQIKTAPNWKVNAAIVLVSVTFGGGFIVMKILLREFDPRAIALFRAFSGAIFFLPWLMRQRPKQSLKKNDWIRIVLAALTGIAANQLLFVLGLSYTTAGHSSVINSAIPVLTIAFAFLAGSEFLTGGRILGFLVSLGGILYLLGADKLSWNPETLPGDLITLGNASSYSLYLVIARPLSGRFHPGWITGCLMILGTIFLAPFGLEPLLSGSMWKALSTNGWYCLGYVVLVMTIGTYGLIAWILAHAESSRVAQGIYLQPFIAITLGAIFLGESISPRLILAAAMVLGGVALSKRTTDTRRNPRRTMLAVRKR
- the corA gene encoding magnesium/cobalt transporter CorA, with product MKRTLLDTSAVRWVDVVAPTPEELDELAKEFSLHPLIVQDCLEPEHLPKVEEIDGSLFIIVRTWDPSATPRASSVQQLTRKIAVFIREQLLLTIHRSELEILDKLSSDQKKSPPRASLNSFTLLIELWKRVILSYDAPLEKIEDELEALEAQVASARSAGRIDRTLHFQRRRLSTLRRLFWHTRNVVQHLPRDRKDHTVLLHDLADEVEHTMFYFDELVDDVTGLMTLEVSRASQRTNEVIRVLTIFSVFFMPLTFIVGVYGMNFTYMPELNWMLGYPFALGIMAGVTLTIWVWFRRKGWM
- a CDS encoding phosphomannose isomerase type II C-terminal cupin domain, encoding MVTKNSSKIDPQVRAAEPPWGRWEVLLDESAYKIKRITVHPGKRLSYQKHAKRKEHWMIVQGEAQVTLDGKELHIRAGDAVDIPKGAAHRIANPGKTAMVFIEIQTGTYFGEDDIVRLEDDYGRT
- a CDS encoding DNA-binding domain-containing protein; protein product: MAPAKSRSPTLEEAQKALKSLILHDGESNDAGFDHAERLSVYAEGFFARLHEALQESYELVYRVVGEEESYALIHDYLHDFTPRSYNITEAGASFPEFLERHSVRETFPYLPDLARFEWAIVRAFHSKTETPLNRAALQELSPEQWDRVRFSFQPAVSVISSPWPIYDLWKARKKPDAEFPVPGKSDRRACHIVVYRSQFDVMTLEIETGEAELLRLLMNGSALGYACAQSSGRRSPADVTKGFARWVQLGLIVQIQVS
- a CDS encoding DUF190 domain-containing protein gives rise to the protein MTSVLPEDGHLLRIFIGESDKHDGVPLYEWIVRKAREEGLAGSTVLRGMQGFGAHSRLHTTKILRLSEDLPIVIEIVDTIEKINRFLPIIDEAIPEGLATVEKVQIRFYRSGAK
- a CDS encoding HEAT repeat domain-containing protein, with protein sequence MTSGRDKGVKHGPIAQWFTGELTQYGQMDHGVNAGTWYRQEVTRTNRPIVAEETYKNGKVVSRIEHPSAEEARNIPREKTDVERGLEAFGRHLEQMSPEEREQLHIDVMKKMREEDMANVPPPARDPAADRKVITQYLTMLEDKDEEKRMNAILFLGPLGSLYPDKASKEIVPAFEKILKNKTQTMETKESVVMSLRQIGTNEAKRVLVEYAKTQK
- the crcB gene encoding fluoride efflux transporter CrcB → MEKALWAGVGGFIGSAARYVMGGYIARLTQNLPFPVETLVINVVGCSLLGFLAGLAEFRGMFSAEARVFLFIGILGGFTTFSTFGYETVQLVRDGQQGWGWMNIALQIVLGIGSTWIGLTFSRMV
- a CDS encoding cation:proton antiporter; the protein is MIDAMDFVSSALASTGNIHADPVGNVVLFLAVMLVAAKVGGDLASRVGQPAVLGELLAGIFLGNLVLLGFNGVEPIKTDVSVDILARIGVLILLFEVGLESTIAQMFKVGLSSLLVAVIGVTVPFALGWAVSSWLLPEKSAYVHAFIGATLTATSIGITARVLKDIDRSQTPEARIVLGAAVIDDVLGLVILAVVSGAIAAANVGGSLSFGDTVPIVFKATIFLVLALALGVYLSPKLFSVASKLRARGVLLATGLAFCFFLSWMSNAIGLAPIVGAFAAGLILEDVHYRDFVTRGEYSLDKLIHPISEFLVPIFFVLMGMHTDLRSFGKVGILGLAASLVVVGILGKLAAGLGAVGKGIDRLSIGIGMIPRGEVGLIFANTGLALMVGRERIVDADIFSAVVVMVVVTTLITPPALKWSLRNR
- a CDS encoding LysR family transcriptional regulator, with protein sequence MRGNEINWNRLFYFCEIARENSLTAAAKQLSLTPSTLSEHLSGLEEDLRVALFYRDHRKLRLTPEGTNLYQHVRPLFETGQRLMDVVSPLPMGGYPVTVGIIPGSTRMIGGSLLVEYAREFGPLNLNFSQTTQELLERGLLSAQFDFGLAHRVSERTDIVSSLISSSPVRLFVARRLSGRRVEELFETLPILCWKEDTAIGSSLDTFLNERDFHPVSTINAEDMWTLHQFCAVGLGVAALSEAFIEKMGNHLVPAKLKDHRPIRMEETYVSWFQGAENTAVIQHLRKILQSKGYRSENNKKEIRRRTISSKRTLGSGLAA